Within Caldanaerovirga acetigignens, the genomic segment AGTTGTAATTTTGGTATTATTAATAAGTACCACTGTTACTTACGTTATTGCCAAAAAGATATTGGCAGATAATTCTAAAAAAGCTCTGGAAAATCAATTCATCACCTATTCATTGGGAGATTACCTTACAAATTTAGCGGATAGAGGTTATGTGAAGGTTTCGATTGTATGCCTTATTGACGGCAAAGAAGCTGAAAAGGAACTGAAAAAAAAAGAATTTCAGATAAAGGATAGGATCTATAGCGTTCTTCGTTCTAAGACATACGACTCCTTAAAAGATTCAAAAGGGATGGAAGCATTGAAAAAAGAAATAAAAGATACGGTAAACAAATTGATTGAAAACGGGAAAATACAAGAGGTGTATTTTACGAATATTATAGTAAACTGAAATAGTAAACTGATGAGGGGGTCAAAAGCTTGGCCGAAATACTTTCGCAAAGCGAGATAGACGCTCTTATTAACGCGCTGACAGCAGGAGAAATAAAGGCAGAAGAAATAAAAAAAGAGGCTTATGAAAAGAGAATAAAAGTTTACGATTTTAGGAAGCCGAACAAGTTCTCTAAAGAACAGCTCAGTACTATGCACCTTATCCATGAAAACTTTGCACGGCAACTTATAACCTACTTTTCGGCACAGCTTAGGGCTCTTGTCCAAGTGAACGCATCTAGTGTAGACCAAATGCCATATTCGGAATTTATATCCTCAATTCCAAATCCTTCGATTATCGGAATACTTGATTTTAAACCGTTGAGAGGTGCTATAATACTGACAATAGACACATATTTAGCTTTTTCAATTGTGGAGAGGCTGCTCGGAGGAAGTGGTGAATATAGGGACAGACCCAGAGAGCCGACCGAGATAGAGGCAAACATCCTGCAGAAGCTATATTCGAAACTTGCAAAACTCATAAAAGAAGCTTGGCAAGATATACAAGAGCTTGACCCCTCCTTTGATAAACTTGAGACTAATCCTCAGTTCATTCAGTTGGTTTCTCCGAATGAAGCGGTTGCTCTCATTACTATTAGCGTAAAGGTTGGAGAGACTGAAGGGATGATAAATATATGCCTACCATATATAGTTATAGAACCCGTTTTACCTAAGTTGTCAGCAAAGGTATGGCTTTCCACCAGCAAAAGGGATAGCGGTGTAAGTTTTACAAAGACAATTGCTGAGAAGTTAGAAAAAGTCAGTGCGGAAATAAGGGCTGAAATCGGAAGAACTAAGATTTCGGTTAGAGATTTTCTAAACCTAGATGTGGGGGATGTTATACAATTGGATAAGCGTGCAAACGGTGAAATTGATATTTTCGTGCATGGGGTTCTCAAGTATAAAGGAATAATGGGCAAACGAAACGGACGTCTTGCACTTAGGGTTACAAAAGTTGCGAGCGAAAGGGATGAAGCAAATGATGGATGAAAACCGAATTTTATCCCAAGAGGAAATAAATGAACTCCTGGCCAAAACGCTTTCAAAAAAAAGCGAGGAAGAGGTCCTTACTCAGGAGGAAAAAGATGCTCTAGGAGAAATAGGGAATATATCTATAGGTACATCTGCTACTACGCTTTTTACGTTATTGAGGAACAAGGTCATAATCACGACTCCAAATGTGACTGTTACTACTATCGAAGAATTGCAAGAGAAATTTACGATTCCCTTTATAGCCGTAATAGTTGATTATACGGAAGGTATTGAAGGGAGCACAATTCTTATCATAAAGGAAGAAGATGCTAAAGTTATTGCTGATTTAATGATGGGAGGAGATGGTACTAACACTGATATAGAATTGGATGATTTAAGACTCAGCGCTGTGGGCGAAGCAATGAATCAGATGATGGGTTCTTCTGCGACGTCATTATCTACACTGTTAAAAAGGAACATTAACATTTCACCTCCGAAGCTCCAGCGAATCAGCTTTGCTGATGACTCCCTTGCAAATTATTTTAAAAAAGAAGAGAAAATAGTGAAGGTTTCGTTTCAGATGGAGGTGGGAGAATTAATAAAAAGCCAAATAATGCTTTTAATGTCGGTTCCGTTTGCAAAGAAAATGGTAAAGGAATTATACGAAGTATCATCCGGAAGTCCTGCGAGTAATACGGAAAATATTGAAAGGCAAGAAATAAATAACTCTGAAGAAAATAAAGAAGAGCAAAAACAATTATCTGAGGAGAAAAGAGAAAAGGGGAAAATTGAGGTTAAGCCTATAGAACTTGAGGACCTCGACGATAAGACAACTGCGAGCAGGAAATCCTCCATAGACCTCATCATGGATGTTCCGCTTGAAATTTCGGTGGAACTGGGAAGAGCTGTCAAGAAGATAAAAGAGATTCTTGAAATAGGTCCAGGCTCCATTATAGAACTAGAGAAGATGGCGGGAGAGCCGGTAGATATACTGGTAAACGGCAAACGCATAGCGAAAGGAGAGGTCGTGGTTGTTGACGAAAATTTTGGAGTGAGAATTACAGAAATCATAAATTCCAATGAAAAAATTGATTATTTACAGTAAAAGATTAAGGAGGAATCAAAATGGCGGGAATTTTGATCGTAGATGATGCAGCATTCATGAGGATGATGATAAAAGATATTCTCACCAAAAATGGATTTGAAGTGGTAGGGGAGGCTGAAAATGGTGCTGTTGCTGTGGAAAAGTATAAGGCGCTTAAGCCTGGTCTTGTAGTTATGGATATAACTATGCCGGAAATGGATGGAATTGAGGCGGTAAGGAGAATAAAAGCTATCGACCCGGATGCAAGGATAATCATGTGTTCGGCTATGGGTCAACAGGCAATGGTCATTGATGCTATACAGGCTGGAGCGAGGGATTTCATAGTAAAACCCTTTCAGCCTGATAGAGTGGTAGAAGCTGTAAAAAAAGCACTTTCGTGAAGAAGGTAAAGATCTCTATGAAGCCAAAAATTTTCTATTGGATCTTCATCATTTTAATTGTTCTTTATTCCATGATTGACAGTTCAACTACGATTGCCGATGAAACCAATAAAGAATCGCCAGTTGATGTGAAAAATCTTAAAAGTTACAATTTCGAAGAGCCTGTTACGGGTAAGCAGACAGGCTTAATTCAAAAAGGAATTTTCGGCTTTGCTATCTATATAGGCTCCCTAGTTCTGGTATGTTCGCTTGCGATATTGGCTTTGCGATGGATGGCGAAGTATGCTAAACCTTCTAATTGGAAGAGCAAGTATATGGAAGTCTTAGATGCGTTATATCTTGATTCAAAAAACCGCTTATTGATAATTAAATCTCCGGCAGGTGTGAAAGTCCTTGGTATATCGGATAAAGGAATAAACATAATAGGAGAGCTTGATAAAAAAACAGCCGAATTGATAGAGGAAGCTGAAAAATCGGGCATCCAAAGCAAAACTTTTGGTATGCAGCTTGAATATTTCCTCAAGAAATTTAAAAGTCTTTCTGCGGCTAAAGACGGTGATGATAAATCATGAATGATATAAAAAAAATTAGAAGTTTTTGGAGCCTAGCTATATTGTTGACAATTATGTTTTCAAATCCCGTAAAAGCATATGCTGCTCCTGAAGCGCCATTGCCATTTTTTGATTTCATTCGGACAACCAATACACCGGGGGAAGTGTCACTGACTCTGCAAATAATTGCGGCTCTTACCGTGCTCTCCCTCGCTCCCTCCATCCTATTAATGATGACTTCATTCATCAGGATTATAATAGTTCTCTCTTTTGTGCGAAACAGCTTAGGTCTCCAGCAAGTTCCGCCAAGTCAGGTTCTCATAGGACTTGCGCTTTTTATAACTTATTTTGTAATGGCTCCTGTCTTTTCGGATATAAACAAAAATGCTTTTCAGCCTTATCTGAGAGAAGAAATAAGTTTTCAGGAGGCTTTCGAGAGAGCGCAAAAACCTTTGAGGGATTTTATGCTTAAGCAGACCAGGGAAAAAGATTTAGCGCTTTTTTTGCACTACGCTAAGATGCAAGAGCAGGTAAAGACTTTGGATGATGTCCCAACTTATGTTTTGATTCCTGCTTTTATTATCAGCGAATTGAAAACTGCATT encodes:
- a CDS encoding flagellar basal body-associated FliL family protein; this translates as MANKLRSTLKLLVVVILVLLISTTVTYVIAKKILADNSKKALENQFITYSLGDYLTNLADRGYVKVSIVCLIDGKEAEKELKKKEFQIKDRIYSVLRSKTYDSLKDSKGMEALKKEIKDTVNKLIENGKIQEVYFTNIIVN
- the fliP gene encoding flagellar type III secretion system pore protein FliP (The bacterial flagellar biogenesis protein FliP forms a type III secretion system (T3SS)-type pore required for flagellar assembly.) encodes the protein MFSNPVKAYAAPEAPLPFFDFIRTTNTPGEVSLTLQIIAALTVLSLAPSILLMMTSFIRIIIVLSFVRNSLGLQQVPPSQVLIGLALFITYFVMAPVFSDINKNAFQPYLREEISFQEAFERAQKPLRDFMLKQTREKDLALFLHYAKMQEQVKTLDDVPTYVLIPAFIISELKTAFQMGFMIFIPFLVIDMVVASTLMSMGMLMLPPVMISLPFKILLFVMVDGWNLVIGSLLSSFN
- the fliY gene encoding flagellar motor switch phosphatase FliY; amino-acid sequence: MDENRILSQEEINELLAKTLSKKSEEEVLTQEEKDALGEIGNISIGTSATTLFTLLRNKVIITTPNVTVTTIEELQEKFTIPFIAVIVDYTEGIEGSTILIIKEEDAKVIADLMMGGDGTNTDIELDDLRLSAVGEAMNQMMGSSATSLSTLLKRNINISPPKLQRISFADDSLANYFKKEEKIVKVSFQMEVGELIKSQIMLLMSVPFAKKMVKELYEVSSGSPASNTENIERQEINNSEENKEEQKQLSEEKREKGKIEVKPIELEDLDDKTTASRKSSIDLIMDVPLEISVELGRAVKKIKEILEIGPGSIIELEKMAGEPVDILVNGKRIAKGEVVVVDENFGVRITEIINSNEKIDYLQ
- the fliM gene encoding flagellar motor switch protein FliM, with the translated sequence MAEILSQSEIDALINALTAGEIKAEEIKKEAYEKRIKVYDFRKPNKFSKEQLSTMHLIHENFARQLITYFSAQLRALVQVNASSVDQMPYSEFISSIPNPSIIGILDFKPLRGAIILTIDTYLAFSIVERLLGGSGEYRDRPREPTEIEANILQKLYSKLAKLIKEAWQDIQELDPSFDKLETNPQFIQLVSPNEAVALITISVKVGETEGMINICLPYIVIEPVLPKLSAKVWLSTSKRDSGVSFTKTIAEKLEKVSAEIRAEIGRTKISVRDFLNLDVGDVIQLDKRANGEIDIFVHGVLKYKGIMGKRNGRLALRVTKVASERDEANDG
- a CDS encoding FliO/MopB family protein, translating into MKPKIFYWIFIILIVLYSMIDSSTTIADETNKESPVDVKNLKSYNFEEPVTGKQTGLIQKGIFGFAIYIGSLVLVCSLAILALRWMAKYAKPSNWKSKYMEVLDALYLDSKNRLLIIKSPAGVKVLGISDKGINIIGELDKKTAELIEEAEKSGIQSKTFGMQLEYFLKKFKSLSAAKDGDDKS
- a CDS encoding response regulator, with protein sequence MAGILIVDDAAFMRMMIKDILTKNGFEVVGEAENGAVAVEKYKALKPGLVVMDITMPEMDGIEAVRRIKAIDPDARIIMCSAMGQQAMVIDAIQAGARDFIVKPFQPDRVVEAVKKALS